From the Bacteroidota bacterium genome, the window CGTGGGCAGTGACAACTCCTCCGACAAGCACGCTTTTTAACACGGCTATCACGTATTACAAAGGCGCATGTGTTCTCCACATGCTTCGTTATATGTTGGGCGATTCCACGTTTTTTGCTGCCATTAAAGCGTACGCGGCGGACGCCGTGAATTTCAAACACAAATCGGCTGCTACTGCGGACTTCATCGCGAAGATCAATGATGCCACGGGGCAGAATCTGACGTGGTTCTTCGATCAGTGGATCTATCAGCCGAATCATCCTGTCTATCAAAACGGGTATTATTTCACTTCGTTGGGAGGCGGCGAATGGCGTGCAACGTTTGTAACGCGGCAAACGCAGACAAATCCGCCATTCTTCCGGATGCCCATCGAACTTAAGTTTACATTCTCAACAGGTTCTGACACAACGATCAGAGAGATGAACGATGTGAACAATCAGATATTCACGTTCACGTTCAACCGGCAGCCGACCGGTTTGCAATTCGATCCCGGAAACAATATCGTATTGAAGCAGGCGACAACAGTGGTCGGAGTGCCGGCGGGGGCAGTGCTGCCCGGCGAGTTTACTTTACATCAGAACTACCCGAATCCGTTCAATCCGGTAACTACTATCAAGTACGATATTCCGCAGCAGGCACATGTGAGGTTAACCGTGTACGATCAATTGGGCAGACAAATCGAACAGCTTGTGAACGAGGAGATGCCCGGCGGCAGTTATGCCGTTCAGTTTGATGGTTCGCGGTACAGTTCCGGCGTGTACTACTACAGGCTGGAAGCGGGGAACTATGCAAAGACAATGTCATTGGTATTAGTGAAATAGATGGCGAAGAAGACTGAAATCAACTTCGATGGTGGGATGTCTTGCCCGATTCCCTTAACGGAATACAAGCATGTTCTGCTCGCTCACGGAAGCGGCGGCAAGCTGACGCATCAGTTGATTCAGAAGGTGTTTCTGTCGCAATTCAAGAATGAGGCGCTTGAGCCTTTGCATGACGGCGCAATTCTAAACATCAATGGCTCACGCCTCGCTTTTTCAACCGATTCATTCGTAGTAAACCCCATCGTCTTTCCGGGCGGAAGTATTGGAGAGTTGGCAGTAAACGGAACAGTAAACGACCTCGCTGTTTGCGGCGCCAAGCCATTGTTCATCGGCGTAGGCTTCATCATTGAAGAAGGCTTCTCCATGGAGGAGTTGTGGCGGATTGCTGTTGCCATGCAAGAGGCCGCGAGGAAAGCGGGCGTCATGGTAGTAACGGGGGATACCAAGGTTGTCGAGCGCGGCAAGGCGGACAAGATATTCATCAACACGTCCGGCATCGGGGTTGTTGAGGAGGGCGTTGATATCAGCCCGAAAAACATCAAACCGGGTGATGCCATTATCGTGAGCGGAACGATTGCCGATCACGGCATTGCGATCATGTCCGTTCGGGAAGGGCTTGAATTCGAAACGCAAATCACAAGCGACACAGCCCCGCTGAACGACTTGGTTGAGAGGATGTTTTCCGCAAGTAAGCGAATACGTGTGCTGCGTGACGCGACAAGGGGTGGAGTGGCCAGCGTTCTGAATGAGCTTGCCGAAAGTTCCGGAATAGGGCTCACAATCGTTGAGGAGAGGATTCCGCTCAAAGAAGAAGTACGCGGCGCATGCGAGCTTCTCGGGTTCGATCCGTTGTACGTTGCAAACGAAGGGAAACTCCTTGCCATTGTCCCGAAAGAAGTTGCAGAAGCCGTTCTTGAAGCTATGCGCTCGCATCCGTTAGGGGTTGATGCGCAAATTATTGGCGAGGCAACAATGGATCATCCCCGGATAGTTGTCATGAAGAGCAGAATCGGCGGCACACGGGTTGTAGATATGCTTTCAGGCGAGCAATTGCCCAGAATCTGCTGACAAAACGTAAGTCGTGATTTTTGTCCGAGTTTCTGCTCAATATCTCATATCTTCTTACCTACTATTTCCTGTTAGGAGAATTGGATGATTCCCGATCGCCAACGATCTCTTGATCTGTTGTTTGAATACACAAAAACCGACAGCCTCCGAAAGCATGCGCTTGCGGTCGAAGCTGCGATGCGTGCGTATGCCCGCAAATTCGGCGAAGATGAAGAGAAGTGGGGGACTGTCGGGCTGCTGCACGACTTCGATTATGAGATGTATCCACGGGTTCCGGATCACCCGATGAAGGGTTCGGAGATATTGCGGGAGCATGGCTATTCAGAAGAAATTCGGACAACTATCATCAGTCACGTTCCCGCGATGCAGGTGCCACGGGAAACGCTTATGTCGAAGACACTGTTTGCCTGCGATGAACTTAGCGGGTTCATCGTTGCATGTGCGATGGTACGCCCCAACAAATTGGCTGATCTGAAGGCTTCATCGGTGAAGAAGAAGCTAAAGGATAAGGCGTTCGCAAGGACCGTCAGCAGGGAGGATATTCAGTTGGGAATTGAGGAGATTGGAATTGGTACAGACGAGCATATAGAATTCGTTATCTCTGCCCTCTCTAACATATCTAAAGACATTGGGTTAGACTGACCAACGTCAATAAAAAAGTTGCCTTTCTACCAAAAATCAAATGCAACGCCAACCCCCCAATCCTCCCGTCTCAGGTCATAGTATTGGCTGAAAACATCCAGCCCGTTGTAGTAGCTCAGGAATATCCGAAGTCCGGTTGACGACCATTCGCCGAGCTTTATCCCCATCTCAGAATGATGAGTAGCGACGTAGGAGGGAATCCCTCTTAGCGTCATATTGTAAGCAAGATAGAGATTGAACGGTCGCCCGAGAACTGAACCTGCCGCCTCCGGTGTATAGAATTCCATCCCCCCGTGACCCTCAATCCTCTTGATTTCAGTAGGACGAATGAGCGTGGCATAGCTGATTCCGGCGTAGATTCTACCGGAAACCCACGATCCGCGAAAGTCGTACATACCGAGCAGCTCACCGAAATCCCGCGTAAACGGGATGGGAGCACGGCCATCCTTCCAGGTTTGCGTTGAGTTGTTGAAATGCCCGTCGAGAAAATGGGCGCTCAGATGCAAAAGTCTGAGTCGCAATGTGAACCGGGAACTCGTTTCGTGTGTTGAAATGTATGTTACATGTCCGCCGAAAAAGCCGTCGACTGCATCAATCTGAAGCCGTAGGCCTTCCGAATTCGTGGAAAGAGCATACGTGAAGAAATCTATGCCAAGTCTAATAATGTCAGTAGAATCCGTTGATGTTCTGAACTCCAACATATCAACAGATGCGCCTATGTCCACCTTCAGCCGAGATGTGCGAATATCCTTGCAAAGCCCGACCCTCGGTTCCTGAAGCGACGCACGAAGCGGAGCCGTGAGAAGTCTGCCCGGGAGGAATGTGAATTGCGAGGTGTTGTCACCTGCCTGCGATGAGCCGGCGCCGATAACAAGTTGAAGGAGAAGGAGAATGCTGGGAGTGTGGCGCATTAAGAAATTGCTGAAGTTGTCATGGAAACGAACTCAATATATGCAAGTGATGAAGGAGTATCAACGTTGAATATCAGCAGAGATTTGACTAACTTTTTGCCATTCTTGTGAGCATATCATTCATATCGGAGAAAGATAATGAAGCGTACGTTAGCTGCAATCGTCATATTTGCGACCATCGTTTCAATGACATTTGCTCAAGAGGAGCCGATTCCGCCGAAACGTTCGAAAGCTGCAAAGATCGGCGGGTTGGGCGGCTTCACGCCGAGCTGGCTTTTTGTTGATGTGAAGGAGATTAACAACTTCCTTCAAGCCGGCAAGGCTGCCCCCTTGAAGGAGAACGGCGTATTTCTCACCGGCGGGGCAGGCGCAGCGTATATTATGGTTATCCCCAACCTGCGTGTTGGTGGATTAGGAATGAGCGGCTCAATCAGCAGTTCATCGCTTGATGCTTCCGGCTTGCGGCGTGACGCGAAGCTTCATATCGGGTTCGGCGGCGTGACGTTTGAATACGTTGTTCCGATTGTTGAGAGATTTGACGTGGCGTTCGGCTCGATGTTCGGCGGCGGCGGAATTGACATTACCTTGAGGCAAAACTCAAGCGGCCAGAACACGTGGCAGGGAGAACAAGGCTACCTTGGCGGAGGGAGCGCGGTACCGAATAACACCCGCGAACTGAACGGCTCATTCTTTGTTATCGTGCCCTCAATTAATTTCGAGTATAGCCTGTTGAGTTGGATCGGTGTGCGTGTCGGAGCAAGTTATGCTGCAATGATTGCCCCGTCGTGGAAGGTTGATGGAGAATATGACCTGATGGGAGTCCCGGGCGGCGTCAACGGTAGAGGCTTCATGATCAACGCCGGTTTGTTTGTCGGCACGTTTTAACCGGGAGAAATTGGCAGAAAAACAAACGGCGGCTCCGAAAGCCGCCGTTTCTATTTGTGTTCGGTGAACTGAACTGTTTTCCACCGGGCAAACAAGTCCTTACAGCGGCTCCGCTGATACTTGCCTGTTGAGGTAACCGGCACATCGTTCCCAAATATAATTACCTTCGGAGATTTTGCGAACGGCAGATGTTTCCGGCAGTAGGATTTCACCTCGGCTTCCGTAAGTTCCACCCCATTCTTCGTCATGACGTATGCACCGACTTCTTCGCCATACCAGTCATTTTCGAACGCAACTGCAATGCCTGCGTGGACACCGGGCATCTTCATCAACACTTCATCAATCTCGAAGGGAGAGATATTGACGCCGCCACGAATGATCAGTTCCTTGAGGCGACCTGTGATGAAAAAGAACTTCCTGTTCTGCTCGTCATACGTGAAGAATCCCTCATCACCGCTGCGGAACCAATGGAACGCAAATGTCTTTTCGTTTGCGTCGGGGTTCTGGAAATAGTACTTCATCACGTTGTGGCCGCGTATGACAATCTCACCCTTCTCGCCTTCACCCATCTCCTTGCCGTTCTCGTCGTGAATTGCCATTTCATTCACGGGAAGCGGCACGCCGATTGACGGGTACCCGAACTCGGACATCCACATCTTATGCTCTTTCGGCGTCAGATCGATCGGGCGGAAACAAGAATAGCAGGTCGTCTCTGAAAGTCCGTACCCGTGCATGATGGGGATTTTGAACTGCTGCTCGAACTTCATGGCAAGTTCGACTGTCAGCGGCCCGGCCCCGCAGATGATGTGCCGGAAATGGGCAAGCTTGTAGGCGTCCATGTTCAGCTTTGCGTGGAGCAGAAACTGAAGCAGCGTAGGCACAACACTGACTACGGTGACCCGTTCGCTGCTGATCCGTTCGAAGAATTTGTCGGGATGGAATTTCTGATTCAATACAACGCCGCAGCCCGCATACAAGGGCGTAAAAAGCGTAACGATGGTGCCATTAACGTGATGAATCGGCAGTACACACATCATCCGTTGATCATCCGAAATGCGGTGCCATTCGGCAATCGCCATCGCATCAACGAGAAGATTGTATTGAACAAGAACGACACCCTTCGGATGTCCTGTCGTTCCCGACGTGTATACAATCAACGCTTCGTCCTCGAGAGAAGGCGAGGAAGCAGGTTTGAACACAGGCGAATGCTTGCCGATTTCTTTGACAAAATGGGGAACGGAGGGATTGGTGACCTGGCCGGTCTCAACGATCACCTGAAGAGAAGTGACGTTCTTTGATATCTTCTGAATGCGCTCGAGAAACTGGTCGCGGACAAAAGCGAGTTTGGTGTTTGAATTCTGTAGAATGTAAGCAATGCGTTCATCGTCTTCCCCGACATTGATGGGAACAACAACCGCCCCCAGCAAAAATGCGGCAAAGTACTGAATCACCGTATCCGCATGGTTAAACGAGACTGTAGCGATACGATCGCCCTTCTTGATTCCACTCGCCTGAAGAAAGTTTGCAGTCCGGCACGCCTCTTCACAGAACTCGTGATACGCATATTCCTTCCGGTATCCTTCGTCACTGTAGAAGATGAGAAACGGCTTGTGTTCATACTGATCGGCTTTCTCACGCAAGAGCTCGCCGATGTTTCTGTACGGAACCATCGGGCTTGTTGGCGGAATGCCGTTGACGGTCTGGGCGTTCAGGATTTTTCCGGACAAAGCTTCCGGAAGGGAATCAGCCGGGGATGTCATAGAACAGATCGATCAATCAATACGAGGATCGGGGAAAATTACATGATTCTACTTCTTTTCCATCCAACTCGCCCAATACTCCTTCCATTCGGCTTCTTCACCGGCGGGAAGAACATGTATCGGGTTCAAGCCATCGAGCATTACTGCGTACTCATCCGTATGCGTTTTTGTTGCCTGACCTTTCAGCGCTTTCGGATGCGGACCGTGATGAATGCCGCGGGGATGGAGAGTCACCATCCCGGCTGTGATGTTGTCGCGGCTGAAAAAGTTGCCGTCGTGATAGAAAATGAACTCATCGTAATCCGTGTTCCGGTGGAAGAACGGAACCTTCAGGGCTTCAGGATCCTCCTCAAGGGGACGCGGCAGGAAACTGCACACAATCGCCCCTTGTGTGATGAACGTTGTGTGGGCGCTCGGCGGTAAGTGGGCGCGATGGCTCATGATCGGGCGGATATCCCTCATGTTCAGCTTCCAGACTGTCAGGTCGCCTTTCCATCCCACAACATCAATCGGGTTGAAGGGATAGGTAACTGTTGTGAATTCGTCTTCCACTTTAATGCGGACGTCCCACTCATTTTTGTCGTCGAGATTGGGTTGAGGATCGGGCGTTACAATCACTCCCGGGTCATACAAGGCGTGTTGTCCGATAAGCCCTTTGTCGGGTTGCTCAAATTCTGTTTTCGATTGGATGATGAGGAAGAAGTTGTCTTTCGTTGATGGAATGACTCTGTACGTTACCGCCCTCGGAATATTAATGTAGTCGCCCTTCTCGAACGTCAGCGGCCCGAAGTCCGTTTCGATGACTCCCTCACCCCGATGCACAAAATACAACTCATCACCATCGGCATTGCGGTAGTAGAAGGGCATCGGCTCGGTTCTACGTGAGACGTACAGCGTCACATCGTTGTTGCCGATAAATGCCACGGGCGCCCCTTTGGGATCGTGCTGGTCGGTCGGTTTCAACTTGTTGCAGTCAATACAGTGCGGCCGGAGTTTCCCTTCAAACCGGATCCATCCTGTTGGCGGATTGGCATGGTACAGATGTGCTGCCTTTCCTGAAAAGCCCTTGCGCCCGTGCTCCTCCTCATAAGTCCCCTGCGGAAGTGCAACGTGAGCTTGCTTTGTTGTGAGCCCTTTCTTGAGCGGATACATGTACTCTCCTTGGTTAGTAAAAACGTGCCGGTTTGGATCGGGGATTGGCTGCAATCCACCCGCAATATAGCAGGTGTGGCGGTAATCAGCAAGCAGAATTTATGGAGGGGAGACTAACAAAAAAGGGGTTGCCCTTGCAAGGCAACCCCGAATCGGCAGGAGGGCCGAGATTACTTCAGCAGGACAAGTGATTTGGTTTGGGAGAAATTGCCTGCCTGCAAGCGGTAGAAGTACACGCCGCTCGCAGCACCTGAGGCATTCCACGTAGCCTCAAAGGAGCCTGCATTGAGCTCGCCGTCATGAAGCGTCGAAACCAGCTGGCCAAGTGTGTTGTAAATCTGAAGCGTGACACGCTCTTTCACCGGAATCGAAAACTTGATCGTAGTGCTCGGATTGAACGGATTCGGGTAGTTCTGGGAAAGAACGTAGCCCGACGGAACTTCAGTACTCGATTCCTTCACGTTCGTGAGAACCTGGCCGTAGATCGTGAACGGCATACCCTGAGGAGTAAGCGTTCCCCCCATCGAGAGGTTAACCCAGCCGGCGGCGCCTCGCTGGCGGCCGTTGCCTGTGGTTGTCTGTCCGGGAATGGTAATCGGTGGTGAGAAGGAAAGTCCCGTGATATTCCAATCAAGCCAGTATGTACCCTGCGGCAGGGTCGTGCCGACACCGGCATTGACAATCATCAGTGCGCGCTGGAGGTTGATTGTAGTTTCAGAAATGCGAACCTCTCGCTGCCAGTAGGTTCTTGTCATGCGATTGGTCGTCGTATCTCCCCAAACAACACTACTGCCGGCTGTATCGGGGATGCCATTCCAAATCCGCAAGTTCACAGCGGTTGCACTGGAGTTAATGGTGTCCGGTGTTGTCATCGTGGTATAGCCGTTGAACTTGATAGAGTCGATTCTCCACCCTCCTGATGAGTTCACGTTGATGTCATCCGCCAAACGCACTGTGCCCGTGACGCCAAAGCCGAGAGTCGTCATTCCGAGAGAGGTTTGAAGCACCGAGGCGTTCGTCCCGCCGGGGCCGCCACCGGGCGCAGTCACATACGGGCCGTTGTCATAGATAATGGTGCTTGTCGACGTCGTTTGGCTCGTGCCGAACAGCGCAAAATGGTTCGAAGGATTCGCTACACCGAGTGACGTAACCGTAGCCCACGGGAACGGCGGGATTCCAAACAAGCCTGTAAAATCCTGAATATGGGCCGTCAAGCCTACAGCCGTCGGGCCGTTGTACCAGTTCCAGCGCGTCTGGGAAAGAACGGTTCCCGTGTTGTAAATGGCGTAAACGGAAAGCCAATAGGTACCGCTGTTGAGAACAACCGGTGAGGGCAGCTTCAACCGCAAGCTGTCAAATCTGGGAAGCCCGTTTGCCGGAATAAGCGCGCGATAGTAAATCCGTGTGCCGGGCTTGTTCGCCGGGTCGTTTGCATAGATTGCAACAGCATACGAATCCACGGCACCGGTGACTGTTGAGAAACCGCGTGCATAGATGCTGTCTATCGACCACTGAACGCCTGCCGGCACGACGAAATCATCGGCTGTATTGACCAGCGAGGAGTCGGGATGACGGCCGCGTAGATCGTTTGACACGATGCCCGAGGTTGTCACGTTGATATTGGTGTTGTCCCACAGCAGAACTGCGTTCGGGCTCGATCGCGGAGTTTCCGCGTTCATAAAAGGTCCGGCCTGGATCAAATCCGGAAGAACGATGTTTGCCGGGGCGATTTGTGCAGCCTGCCCGACTGTTACCTGCTGAGTTGTTGCTGCGGCTTCAACGTCGGCAACGATTTTGCCTCCGGGCTCGCCGGCGTTCAATGTTGCGACAAAGGAAACCGCAAACAGAAGAACAAGAAAAACTCGACCATATTTCTCAAATGTCATGAGAAGGTCCTTTCATGCATGTTTATGAATGAATGTGTTTCTGCTGGTAAAGACAGCAGTTGGTACAGATGTACAGTATAAGGCATTCCTTTCAATTAGTGACTGATTTGTTAGTTGGTGAATTACAGATTTCCGCGTAGCGCCTGCTCGCGTTCAATCGCCTCAAACAGAGCCTTGAAATTTCCCTTGCCGAAGCTGCGGCTGCCTTTGCGTTGAATGATTTCGTAGAACAGCGTCGGTCGATCTTCCACGGGTTTTGTGAAGATCTGAAGCATATACCCCTCGTCATCCCGATCGACCAATATGCCGAGTTCGCTCAGTTGGTCAACCGGTTCGTCAATCTTGCCGACGCGGGAGAGGAGAGTGTCGTAGTACGCAGTTGGAACACGCAGAAAGTCTATGCCTTGTTTGTGCAGTTTCGTAACCGTGTCAATGATGTTATCGGTGGCCATGGCAATATGCTGAACGCCGGGGCTCCGATAGAAATCAAGGTACTCTTCAATCTGGGACTTGCGCTTTCCGTGGGCGGGCTCATTGATCGGAAATTTGATCCGTTCATTGCCGTTCGACATCACTTTCGACATCAGTGCCGAGTATTCGGTGCTGATGTCCTTGTCGTCGAAATGTTTGAACATTCTGAAGCCCATAACATCTTCATAGAACTTCACCCAGACATTCATCTGACCCCACCCGACGTTCCCCACCATATGGTCGATGTATTTCAGTCCGACGGGACGAGAGACGGTGTCGGGTCCCTCAATGGCCTTGTATCCGGGGAGGAAGGTGCCGGAGTAATTCTTGCGTTCAATAAACGTATGCACTGTATCGCCATAAATGGCAATGGAGGATTTCCGTACTTCGCCGAACTCGTCGTTGAACACCGTCGGCTCCATCACGCCGCGGGCGCCTCGCTTCGTGGTTTCACGATAGGCGGACTCCGCATCATCTACCCACAACGCAATATCCCGAACTCCGTCGCCGTGCAGTTTTACATGATCGCTCACGGGATGGTCGGGTTGCAGTGCCGTGGTAAGCAACAGACGAATTTTGTCTTGCTGAAGAACATAAGAGGCCCTGTCGCGTACACCTGTTTCGGGTCCGCAATAGGCAACCAGTTTGAATCCAAAAGCGGAGCGATAGAAGTGAGCGGATTGTTTCGCATTGCCGCAGAAAAACTCGACGTGATCCGTCCCGTTAATGGGAAGAAAATCAACAGACGTCTCCGCCCGACTTTCCGTCATGGTTGCCATAGACTTGTTCCTTACTTCACTTCGAGTAATGACTATCTGAATTCCTTGTCGATAACGTCAATTTCGCCCGGGTAGGAAATCGGGCCGAAATCGGTTTGGATGGTCGGCTTGACACGCAACGTGATTCTGCTTGCCGAGCCGTTGGCTCCCCCTAAGGCAAGGGCAAGGTTGAGGATGCTCTCGTAACCCTTGTCCCTAAAGAACTTTAAAAGATCCAGATTAATTTGCAAGGGAATAATTGTTTGCTGGCCGGTTCCCGGTATTTTGATCGGGTCTTTGATGTTCCCGCTGACGGTCAGTGTCGTATCAAGAATGAGCGTCCAAGCGAGGCTTGTCAGGGTTGAGGTGGCCTGAGTTGTGCCGCCGGTGCCGTCATTCGGGTTAAAAACGGCGATATTGAGCGTAAATGCGGCTGGCAGATCGTTACGATTGTACGCGGAAAGCAACTTTGCCCCATCCAGAAGAGTGAAACTCGTCTTGCCGGACAGTGGGATTCCGGCAAGCTGAAAGCCATCGACCGTGTCAAGCTTGAATTTCGTTCTGGAGAGATTTGTCATCATCCCGGACATTTCCTTGAGCGTGGAGCAGGAGAGGGTGGATAGAGACAAGACTATTGCTGTTAAGAATAGAAGTCTCACAGCGGGATTTCGAAGAAGTATCAGAATCATACCGGAACAGATAATTTGATGGTCTTGAGAGAACGTATCAGCCTTTCGTTTTCCGCCATGGTGCCGATCGTGATCCGGATACAATGCGGCAATCTGAATGCAGGCAGTGGCCGGATAATAACGCCTAACTTCAGCAGTTCGTTGTACAATTCTGTTACGGCGGCCGGACTCTCCATCGGACACATGACGAAGTTGGCATCCGAAGGGAGAACGGTGAATCCGAGATTCTTGAGTTCGGGAACGATATACTTCATTCCTTCGGCGTTTACTTCAAGCGAGCGATGAACAAATACGCTGTCGCGTAAAGCACCGATGCCTGCTGCCTGCGCAAGCGTACTCGGTTCGAAGGGGAGCTTCACTTTCAGCAGGTTCGTGATCAGCGTATCATGCGCAAAGCCGTACCCGATGCGAATGCCCGCAAGTCCGTACACCTTGGAAAATGTACGGAGCGTGATCACATTATCGTACCGGTAGTGCATCGAGTCGGGGTACTTCGGATTGTCTTTGGCGTACTCGAAGTAGGCCTCATCCAGAATAATCAACACATGCGGCGGAACATGTTTCATAAACTCGTCGAATTCATGCGTTGTGAAGATCGTGCCTGTCGGGTTGTTCGGATTGGCGAGATAGATGATTTTTGTGCGGGGCGTAATGGCAGCCGCAATCGCCGGCAGGTTGAAATGATACTCCTTCAAGGGAACGGTAACAAGCTTCACGCCGCGTGACTTGACAAGAACATACAGCCCCACGAACGTTCCCTCTGAAGTCAGAACTTCATCATCATCACACAAGAACGTTCTGATGATGCTTGACATGATCCCCTCCGAGCCGGCATCGACAATCACATTTCCCAACTGCACATCGAACCGTCCCGCAAGTACTTCGCGCAAGTCCAATCCGCCATTCGGATAGTAATGCAGATCATTCAGTACGTTCTTCATTTCCTCGAGAGCAAGGGGAGAAGGGCCGAGCGGGTTCTCGTTCGAAGCGAGCTTGATGATATCGGTAAGGCCGAGTTCTCGCTGTAATTCGGAAATCGGTTTGCCCGCTTTGTAAGGCTCTAACGTCTCAATATAGGGAGGTACAAGTGACATTTTCTGTGCTTTCATGATCGACGACAGACCGGAAGAAAGATAGGAAAGCCCTGTCTGAAAGGCAACGAGTTGAAAAAATCGTGAAGGTTTTAGATTGTCCTTCGATCAGGATCAGACAATTCGCCGGGTACGTCTTTCTTTCTGCGGGCATCTATGGGATTCTCCTGCTAACCCCGGTGTATTTCATGGAGAAGCAAGTCGGCATTGACTATCCGCCGCCGATAACACATCCCGAGATTCCGTACGATACCGCATGATGCTGCTGCCTTCCGTTCTGGAGAAATTCGGCTTTGCGATTGCCGTTTTGTGGCTGTTTGCGCAGAATCGGGTTCCGGCACCGCCAGCGGGGTTCGGATTTGTTGATGCTGTTCCCGGAGTTCTGTTCATCGTGGCATTTCTGAAACGAAGGGGGTGGAAGCAACAAATCAGGTTGAAGCGTCGTAACTGAAGGCACATGTTCCGCTGAATGTTGGGTCTCATTGCATATAGAGGAGGTAGTGTTATGAAGCAGATTGTATTTCTTGCGTTCCTGTTTGTTGCCGCATCTTCCTACTCCCAAGAAGCAGCCCCTTATCCGCCCGCCCCTGACAATGTGTTATCTGTGACAACGCTGGTAGCGAAGGATGAACCCGGCGCAAAGCTCGTTATTACCGGCACAGCCTACAAAGCGGACGGCAAAACTGTGTACCCCGATTTAGTGATCTACCTGTATCAAACCGATGCGACAGGCGTGTACAATACGGCAGATGGCAACTGGCAACGCCCGCGCATTCGAGGCTGGGTGAAAACAGATGATAAGGGGAGATATGAAATCCGGACAATCAAGCCCGGCTCATATCCCCGCAGCCGGAATCCGGCACACATTCACGCCATCGTCCGGCTTCCGGACGAAAAGCCGAAGTGGATAGACGATTTTCTTTTTGAAGGAGATGAATTCTTGTCCGAGAGGGACGTGCAGCGAGCGGCGAAATCGGGGACATTTTCCAACATCATGAAAGCGACAATTGATAACGACGGAACGCTTCGATGCACGCGTAGTATTGTGATACAGTAACTTCAGCCTTCCTCCTTTAGCTCAAGATGTGCCGGAACTCCGGCACATCTTGCTTCTCTTAAGCATACAGCGTACTTTCAAACACCTCATCCGGCTGTATCACCATTCGTATCATACAATGAAAGGGGCGTTCATGGCTCGTCGTGTCAGTACATTCTTCCTCATGTTGCTTGCAGCAAGCATTGCTGTTTCAGCGGTAAAACCGAATCGCCAACAAAGAGTGTTCAATCCGGAAGATGAGGTGATTCCGGGTGTTCTCATCATCAAGTTTCTCCCGGGCGTGGAAGTAGTTGAAGGATCGAATCGAACCACGTCATCCGACATCAACCTTCATCTCATCGAAGAGGGCGTTCTTTCGCTCAAGAAAACAGCCGGCTTTGTTCCGCAAATCGACGCATTGCGCATCGCCGAAGGCTGGGTTGATGTGTCGAGAATCTACACCGCGGAAATTTCTTCTGCTGCCGATCCCCGTCTCATTGCGAGCCGTCTCGGCGCTATCGAAGGCATTGAATACGCCGAGCCGAAGTTCATGAACTACATCAACGACACGCCGAACG encodes:
- the hypE gene encoding hydrogenase expression/formation protein HypE; protein product: MSCPIPLTEYKHVLLAHGSGGKLTHQLIQKVFLSQFKNEALEPLHDGAILNINGSRLAFSTDSFVVNPIVFPGGSIGELAVNGTVNDLAVCGAKPLFIGVGFIIEEGFSMEELWRIAVAMQEAARKAGVMVVTGDTKVVERGKADKIFINTSGIGVVEEGVDISPKNIKPGDAIIVSGTIADHGIAIMSVREGLEFETQITSDTAPLNDLVERMFSASKRIRVLRDATRGGVASVLNELAESSGIGLTIVEERIPLKEEVRGACELLGFDPLYVANEGKLLAIVPKEVAEAVLEAMRSHPLGVDAQIIGEATMDHPRIVVMKSRIGGTRVVDMLSGEQLPRIC
- a CDS encoding HDIG domain-containing protein — encoded protein: MIPDRQRSLDLLFEYTKTDSLRKHALAVEAAMRAYARKFGEDEEKWGTVGLLHDFDYEMYPRVPDHPMKGSEILREHGYSEEIRTTIISHVPAMQVPRETLMSKTLFACDELSGFIVACAMVRPNKLADLKASSVKKKLKDKAFARTVSREDIQLGIEEIGIGTDEHIEFVISALSNISKDIGLD
- a CDS encoding acyl--CoA ligase, with the translated sequence MTSPADSLPEALSGKILNAQTVNGIPPTSPMVPYRNIGELLREKADQYEHKPFLIFYSDEGYRKEYAYHEFCEEACRTANFLQASGIKKGDRIATVSFNHADTVIQYFAAFLLGAVVVPINVGEDDERIAYILQNSNTKLAFVRDQFLERIQKISKNVTSLQVIVETGQVTNPSVPHFVKEIGKHSPVFKPASSPSLEDEALIVYTSGTTGHPKGVVLVQYNLLVDAMAIAEWHRISDDQRMMCVLPIHHVNGTIVTLFTPLYAGCGVVLNQKFHPDKFFERISSERVTVVSVVPTLLQFLLHAKLNMDAYKLAHFRHIICGAGPLTVELAMKFEQQFKIPIMHGYGLSETTCYSCFRPIDLTPKEHKMWMSEFGYPSIGVPLPVNEMAIHDENGKEMGEGEKGEIVIRGHNVMKYYFQNPDANEKTFAFHWFRSGDEGFFTYDEQNRKFFFITGRLKELIIRGGVNISPFEIDEVLMKMPGVHAGIAVAFENDWYGEEVGAYVMTKNGVELTEAEVKSYCRKHLPFAKSPKVIIFGNDVPVTSTGKYQRSRCKDLFARWKTVQFTEHK
- a CDS encoding homogentisate 1,2-dioxygenase codes for the protein MYPLKKGLTTKQAHVALPQGTYEEEHGRKGFSGKAAHLYHANPPTGWIRFEGKLRPHCIDCNKLKPTDQHDPKGAPVAFIGNNDVTLYVSRRTEPMPFYYRNADGDELYFVHRGEGVIETDFGPLTFEKGDYINIPRAVTYRVIPSTKDNFFLIIQSKTEFEQPDKGLIGQHALYDPGVIVTPDPQPNLDDKNEWDVRIKVEDEFTTVTYPFNPIDVVGWKGDLTVWKLNMRDIRPIMSHRAHLPPSAHTTFITQGAIVCSFLPRPLEEDPEALKVPFFHRNTDYDEFIFYHDGNFFSRDNITAGMVTLHPRGIHHGPHPKALKGQATKTHTDEYAVMLDGLNPIHVLPAGEEAEWKEYWASWMEKK
- a CDS encoding T9SS type A sorting domain-containing protein; its protein translation is MTFEKYGRVFLVLLFAVSFVATLNAGEPGGKIVADVEAAATTQQVTVGQAAQIAPANIVLPDLIQAGPFMNAETPRSSPNAVLLWDNTNINVTTSGIVSNDLRGRHPDSSLVNTADDFVVPAGVQWSIDSIYARGFSTVTGAVDSYAVAIYANDPANKPGTRIYYRALIPANGLPRFDSLRLKLPSPVVLNSGTYWLSVYAIYNTGTVLSQTRWNWYNGPTAVGLTAHIQDFTGLFGIPPFPWATVTSLGVANPSNHFALFGTSQTTSTSTIIYDNGPYVTAPGGGPGGTNASVLQTSLGMTTLGFGVTGTVRLADDINVNSSGGWRIDSIKFNGYTTMTTPDTINSSATAVNLRIWNGIPDTAGSSVVWGDTTTNRMTRTYWQREVRISETTINLQRALMIVNAGVGTTLPQGTYWLDWNITGLSFSPPITIPGQTTTGNGRQRGAAGWVNLSMGGTLTPQGMPFTIYGQVLTNVKESSTEVPSGYVLSQNYPNPFNPSTTIKFSIPVKERVTLQIYNTLGQLVSTLHDGELNAGSFEATWNASGAASGVYFYRLQAGNFSQTKSLVLLK